The proteins below come from a single Piscinibacter gummiphilus genomic window:
- a CDS encoding GntR family transcriptional regulator encodes MPSRPRKTETDETGPVMAADRVYDAIYAAVVDHRLAPGTRLREEELAETFAVSRTLVRQALHKLAQDNVIVLRPNRGAQVPEPTRRDGEHVFDARRVVECEVARRLVGRLSAAQLAELKQIVEAEARATKSQNKQEAIRLSGEFHLKLAQMSGNPIFVRLLEELLPTTSLLMALYKAPGEPMCVAHSHKSLLQVIGKGDSAAAAGTEMRRHLNEIERSLSQPASRAPVPLRDVFKPYRPAA; translated from the coding sequence ATGCCCAGCCGTCCGCGCAAGACAGAGACTGACGAAACCGGCCCCGTGATGGCCGCCGACCGCGTCTACGACGCGATCTACGCCGCCGTGGTCGACCACCGCCTGGCCCCCGGCACCCGCCTGCGCGAGGAGGAGCTGGCCGAGACCTTCGCCGTCTCGCGCACCCTGGTGCGCCAGGCCCTGCACAAGCTCGCACAAGACAACGTGATCGTGCTGCGCCCCAACCGCGGCGCACAGGTGCCCGAGCCCACGCGCCGCGACGGCGAGCATGTGTTCGATGCACGGCGTGTGGTCGAGTGCGAGGTCGCGCGGCGGCTCGTGGGCAGGTTGAGCGCGGCGCAGCTGGCCGAGCTGAAGCAGATCGTCGAGGCCGAGGCGCGTGCCACCAAGTCGCAAAACAAGCAGGAGGCCATCCGCCTGTCTGGCGAGTTCCACCTGAAGCTCGCGCAGATGAGCGGCAACCCGATCTTCGTGAGGCTGCTCGAAGAGCTCTTGCCCACGACCTCGTTGCTGATGGCGCTCTACAAGGCCCCCGGCGAGCCGATGTGCGTGGCGCACAGCCACAAGAGCCTGTTGCAGGTGATCGGCAAGGGCGACTCGGCCGCGGCGGCTGGCACCGAGATGCGCCGGCACCTCAACGAGATCGAACGCTCGCTCTCGCAGCCGGCCTCGCGTGCGCCGGTGCCGCTGCGCGACGTCTTCAAGCCCTACCGCCCGGCGGCCTGA
- a CDS encoding MBL fold metallo-hydrolase, which translates to MKAVLKWVIGGAAVLAAGAAFLAWQDRPLDPAAVPGLADVPAEWPVARPPKGLAVSVLRTGESAGTLEALVVAGGSWFTPRRPVHSAVLVRHPQGTLLFDTGLGRQVAQQFAVNGVIDREFFGYRAEEPAADQLARHGVAAASLMAIVPSHMHWDHVSGLPDFPDTEVWMQPAEREHAALGHPPAFIQSQFSGVKRWRELSFIAEPYMGFAGRRDVFGDGSVVLVPLAGHTAGHVGLFVHLPSGRRYFFTGDVTWTLEGLQRAADRPWITRKAVKLDHDNADNRRAIVQIHRLMQRHPQLTVVPAHDEHVARTLPRFPAVQE; encoded by the coding sequence ATGAAGGCGGTGCTGAAGTGGGTGATCGGCGGCGCTGCCGTGCTGGCGGCTGGTGCCGCCTTTTTGGCCTGGCAGGACCGGCCGCTGGACCCGGCCGCCGTGCCGGGCCTGGCCGACGTTCCGGCCGAGTGGCCGGTGGCGCGCCCACCGAAGGGGCTTGCGGTTTCGGTGCTGCGCACGGGGGAATCGGCCGGCACGCTCGAAGCGCTGGTCGTGGCCGGCGGCAGCTGGTTCACGCCGCGCCGGCCGGTGCACTCGGCGGTGCTGGTGCGCCACCCGCAGGGCACGCTGCTCTTCGACACCGGCCTCGGCCGCCAGGTGGCGCAACAGTTCGCCGTCAATGGTGTGATCGACCGCGAGTTCTTCGGCTACCGCGCCGAGGAGCCGGCCGCCGATCAGCTCGCCCGCCACGGCGTGGCGGCGGCCAGCCTCATGGCCATCGTGCCTTCGCACATGCACTGGGACCACGTGAGCGGCCTGCCCGACTTCCCCGACACCGAGGTCTGGATGCAGCCCGCCGAGCGCGAACACGCGGCGCTCGGCCACCCGCCGGCGTTCATCCAGAGCCAGTTCAGCGGGGTGAAGCGCTGGCGTGAGCTGAGCTTCATCGCCGAGCCGTACATGGGCTTCGCTGGCCGGCGCGACGTGTTCGGCGATGGCTCGGTGGTGCTGGTGCCGCTGGCCGGCCACACCGCGGGTCATGTGGGCCTCTTTGTCCACCTGCCCTCCGGGCGGCGCTACTTCTTCACCGGCGACGTGACCTGGACGCTCGAGGGCCTGCAGCGCGCCGCCGACCGGCCCTGGATCACCCGCAAGGCCGTGAAGCTCGACCACGACAACGCCGACAACCGCCGCGCCATCGTGCAGATCCACCGCCTGATGCAGCGCCACCCGCAGCTCACCGTGGTGCCGGCGCACGACGAGCATGTCGCGCGCACGCTGCCGCGCTTTCCGGCCGTGCAGGAGTGA
- a CDS encoding ABC transporter permease, which translates to MQEGKRPGSFYALAAVFGAFVLFLYGPMFTIFVLSFQGPEGGLTFPMRGVSFHWFAKLWEGMGVVDIAAAFRRSVALGIVVMLCTVLLSLGAGLAFRKKFKGSGLLFYTSVASLIMPSIVVSLGIGLQFRLIDTLLKSGLETIGLGSWLESYGTAMGLYTSALGAHLTWTLPFGLLIMLAVFNRFNPAYEEAADDLGATPWQSFRHVVLPLIAPSLVGVGMFGFTLSWDEIARTSQAIGDVNTLPLELQGLTSTVTTPAIYALGTVTTVVSFAVMGGTLLLIRLLKRQPVRA; encoded by the coding sequence ATGCAGGAAGGCAAGCGCCCCGGCAGCTTCTACGCCCTCGCGGCCGTGTTCGGCGCCTTTGTGCTGTTTCTCTACGGCCCGATGTTCACGATCTTCGTGCTGAGCTTCCAGGGTCCGGAGGGGGGCCTCACCTTCCCGATGCGCGGCGTGTCCTTCCACTGGTTCGCCAAGTTGTGGGAAGGCATGGGCGTGGTCGACATCGCCGCCGCCTTCCGCCGCTCGGTGGCACTCGGCATCGTGGTGATGCTGTGCACCGTGCTGCTCTCGCTCGGCGCAGGCCTCGCGTTCCGCAAGAAGTTCAAGGGCTCGGGCCTGCTCTTCTACACCTCGGTGGCCAGCCTCATCATGCCGTCGATCGTGGTGTCGCTCGGCATCGGCCTGCAATTCCGCCTGATCGACACGCTGCTCAAGAGCGGGCTCGAAACCATCGGCCTCGGCAGCTGGCTCGAAAGTTATGGCACTGCGATGGGCCTCTATACCTCGGCCCTCGGCGCGCACCTCACCTGGACGCTGCCCTTCGGCCTGCTCATCATGCTGGCCGTCTTCAACCGCTTCAACCCGGCCTACGAAGAAGCGGCTGACGACCTGGGCGCCACACCCTGGCAGAGCTTCCGTCACGTGGTGCTGCCGCTCATCGCCCCGAGCCTCGTGGGCGTGGGCATGTTCGGCTTCACGCTCAGCTGGGACGAGATCGCCCGCACCTCGCAGGCCATCGGCGACGTGAACACGTTGCCGCTCGAGTTGCAGGGCCTCACCAGCACCGTCACCACCCCGGCGATCTATGCGCTGGGCACGGTGACGACCGTGGTGTCGTTTGCGGTGATGGGTGGCACGCTGCTGCTCATCCGCCTTCTCAAGCGCCAGCCCGTGCGCGCGTGA
- a CDS encoding ABC transporter permease: protein MSTPTSPPQAERPRGGLSAWAQATPFTLVFVLFLVLPLVLVAIVSFWRATDYELIPAFTAQNYIEVFNGCGSTSELCVTLKTYLSTLKFCFLVWLITLVIGFVVAYFLAFHVRSVGAQTLLFILCTIPFWTSNVIRMISWVPLLGRNGVVNQALIGANVIETPIEWLLFSDFSVVLAFVHLYTMFMIVPIFNSMMRIDRALLEAARDNGATGWQTVWNVIVPLCRTGIVIGSIFVITIVMGDFVTIGVMGGQQIASVGKIIQVQTSYLQFPMAAANAVILLIVTLMMIWGLTKLVDIRKEL, encoded by the coding sequence ATGAGCACCCCTACCTCACCGCCCCAAGCCGAGAGGCCGCGCGGCGGGCTCTCGGCCTGGGCGCAGGCCACGCCGTTCACCCTGGTCTTCGTGCTCTTCCTCGTGCTGCCGCTGGTGCTGGTGGCGATCGTCAGCTTCTGGCGCGCCACCGACTACGAGCTGATCCCCGCCTTCACCGCGCAGAACTACATCGAGGTCTTCAACGGCTGCGGCTCCACCTCGGAGCTGTGTGTCACGCTGAAGACCTACCTCTCCACGCTCAAGTTCTGCTTCCTCGTCTGGCTGATCACGCTCGTGATCGGCTTCGTGGTCGCGTACTTCCTCGCCTTCCATGTGCGCTCGGTGGGCGCGCAGACGCTGCTCTTCATCCTGTGCACCATCCCGTTCTGGACGTCCAACGTGATCCGCATGATCTCGTGGGTGCCGCTGCTCGGGCGCAACGGCGTGGTGAACCAGGCGCTGATCGGCGCCAACGTCATCGAGACGCCCATCGAGTGGCTGCTCTTCAGCGACTTCTCGGTGGTGCTGGCCTTCGTGCACCTGTACACGATGTTCATGATCGTGCCCATCTTCAACTCGATGATGCGCATCGACCGCGCGCTGCTCGAAGCCGCCCGCGACAACGGCGCCACCGGCTGGCAGACGGTGTGGAACGTGATCGTGCCGCTGTGCCGCACCGGCATCGTCATCGGCTCCATCTTCGTCATCACCATCGTGATGGGCGACTTCGTCACCATCGGCGTGATGGGCGGGCAGCAGATCGCCTCGGTCGGCAAGATCATCCAGGTGCAGACGAGCTACCTCCAGTTCCCGATGGCGGCGGCCAATGCGGTGATCCTGCTCATCGTCACGCTGATGATGATCTGGGGGCTCACGAAGCTCGTCGACATCCGAAAGGAGCTGTGA